One Trichoderma asperellum chromosome 5, complete sequence genomic region harbors:
- a CDS encoding uncharacterized protein (EggNog:ENOG41~TransMembrane:2 (o407-426i476-497o)) gives MTRETSCFFRHHHNMPKRKACGSCRSKKIHCDGARPRCEWCEYRNLACVYDEDQQEDSTTSQMGISLLFGTDLYLQDHNLLSSDVIPDGQQALGDGVEPTEARFQESTDDISYGGFYFAGYNLGDISSRNGIPVFSKQTRLWIQRHVGVEAFTAFNTMIEHDRAIPTCHQTINSAGWDALPPRHIIEAYISIYKASPLRLVFPIIQETLFQRTVSLAYEDTPSFLGRDVLNAKTCILAFTAALSVLEPEQTAVLSNNAALCADRAEQSILSVLAAPTIDGLQASIMLLLYRDFCGQLQAATLLHSISWRCVSLFRAHVRPDTGVGTDTVRGQCIVEHLRGLFWLCYFFDKHISLRSGQPPVIDDSLCDLTIPREYAGCVSIQQAAMEPCSWQSSPDLFPCDLELTKLKSKVFTVLYSYSALTKPDAQLLRDIRELDAELESWRISVPSNIRPCLSKVTGVVESNVPQSLGMYVVFVHFEYLFLLATIHRACGRCQAWRDNGVDAQETALHSSLALSVQGSRSTLRLLKVAFWDIHRESFWLIIFYPMWATITIFCNLLYNPGFEANSDLELLKLLPSLIKGMHIRQVSAIERMQLDLLDSFFGEIVRLAECAIRHGPNSVDIIA, from the exons ATGACTCGAGAGACTTCATGCTTCTTTCGTCACCATCATAATATGCCGAAAAGGAAAGCGTGCGGCTCTTGTCGTTCTAAGAAG ATCCATTGTGACGGAGCCAGACCGCGATGTGAATGGTGCGAGTACCGCAATTTGGCTTGCGTTTACGATGAAGATCAGCAAGAGGA ctcGACAACATCTCAGATGGGCATATCACTACTCTTTGGAACGGACCTATATCTTCAAGACCACAATTTGCTATCCTCCGACGTTATCCCAGATGGCCAACAAGCTTTGGGTGATGGTGTGGAGCCCACGGAGGCAAGATTTCAAGAATCAACTGATGATATATCCTATGGTGGATTTTATTTTGCAGGATACAATTTAGGGGACATTAGCTCACGGAACGGCATTCCCGTCTTTTCTAAACAGACGCGGCTCTGGATCCAGCGGCACGTTGGTGTTGAGGCATTCACAGCTTTCAACACTATGATCGAGCATGACCGAGCGATTCCCACTTGTCATCAAACCATCAATTCGGCGGGTTGGGACGCGCTACCCCCTCGGCATATAATCGAAGCTTACATCTCCATATACAAGGCATCGCCCTTGCGGTTGGTCTTCCCAATTATTCAAGAGACGCTATTCCAACGAACTGTTAGTCTAGCCTATGAGGATACTCCTTCATTTCTTGGAAGAGATGTTTTAAATGCAAAAACCTGCATCCTCGCTTTTACAGCCGCCTTGTCGGTTCTTGAGCCAGAGCAGACAGCCGTTCTTTCCAATAATGCAGCATTATGTGCCGACAGAGCTGAGCAGTCAATTTTGTCTGTGCTGGCAGCGCCGACAATTGATGGTCTTCAAGCATCAATTATGCTG TTACTATATCGGGACTTTTGTGGCCAGCTTCAGGCTGCCACTCTTCTTCACTCGATTTCTTGGCGATGTGTGTCGCTTTTCCGGGCACATGTAAGACCGGACACAGGAGTAGGAACCGACACGGTTAGAGGACAGTGCATTGTTGAACACCTTCGTGGGTTGTTTTGGTTGTGCTATTTCTTTGATAAGCATATCTCATTACGGTCTGGGCAACCTCCAGTCATAGACGATAGCCTCTGCGATCTGACAATCCCTCGAGAGTATGCTGGTTGCGTCTCTATACAGCAGGCAGCCATGGAGCCATGTTCTTGGCAGTCATCCCCGGACCTTTTTCCTTGTGACCTTGAACTGACCAAGTTGAAATCCAAGGTCTTTACCGTTCTATACTCGTACAGCGCTTTGACAAAGCCAGATGCGCAACTGCTGCGCGATATCCGCGAGCTTGATGCTGAACTTGAATCTTGGAGAATTTCTGTGCCTTCGAATATTAGGCCATGCCTGTCAAAAGTCACGGGTGTCGTTGAGAGCAACGTTCCCCAGAGCTTAGGCATGTATGTTGTATTCGTCCACTTTGAGTATTTGTTTTTGCTCGCAACGATTCACCGGGCTTGCGGCCGCTGTCAGGCTTGGCGAGATAATGGAGTTGATGCACAAGAAACTGCGCTTCACTCTAGTTTGGCGTTGTCGGTGCAGGGCAGCCGATCCACGTTGCGGCTTCTTAAGGTTGCATTTTGGGACATTCATAGAGAATCATTTTG GTTAATCATTTTCTATCCCATGTGGGCCACCATAACGATCTTTTGTAACCTTCTGTATAATCCAGGATTTGAAGCAAATTCAGACTTGGAATTATTAAAATTGCTTCCGAGTCTGATAAAGGGAATGCATATTCGACAAGTAAGCGCAATCGAAAGAATGCAGTTAGATTTGCTAGATTCATTCTTTGGGGAGATTGTCCGCCTCGCAGAATGTGCCATCCGTCATGGGCCTAACAGTGTAGATATAATAGCGTGA
- a CDS encoding uncharacterized protein (EggNog:ENOG41~TransMembrane:1 (o569-587i)), with translation MAEASSLTVLRSSLSSSLPTSSSASSIPAAFDLATGLVTMQSYVLSPTEVDQTTSSRQYTSLTRTGVSHLLQPFHAHSSLVIEGENLLQLLLDHYSHPDLEELVENWYTDLGDSPVGGPLAKAAWRAIQSNVQNLHSSRSLNRLQATSRDIFDNTSRPLNMPTTAADGALEKELCSIRWETVGMYFALIGMVIASTKNSSTNFSGRQWFGDRKATSSDAFDACLRCEALCNRVGQMNDLSVWLAVLATTLSTWCFGDDSCQAWRLMGNLSSVIFALNYHRGFQDDMNTPTYLIELRKRAISLSHELDKSLATFVGRPPRLNRSYCTIELPLDLSDSVIVGPDEMLELQISRLDDNGWNKDMAVHPASRQRAIIWLSSIREEILELSLGTITQDLVHEAQGILARSSSTWETMPHFMQYKPSLWGQMVPSTILMLLSLKLEYLYSQFLLYKILVNQSSGYRHALIQISHETLGLVLSVMKERDFIGSHRIDLEWTMAFYAMPCASVLILELFRLASLPKPQPSVASNRSAIIQDISVLISCCDWLTESGKGNYELCKQAQLIFSKALDQILNHEMPLTRSLPDSQTVNMYDAPSAELTDAQNPENITQDLQWAAWLDTVDFQGEPWLEMLKPPANFFGDLDDYCY, from the exons ATGGCAGAGGCATCGAGCTTGACAGTATTGCGCTCGAGTTTATCCTCGTCTCTGCCGAcgtcttcttcggcctcgTCGATTCCTGCTGCATTTGATCTAGCTACTGGTTTGGTTACCATGCAAAGTTATGTTTTGTCACCAACAGAGGTTGATCAAACGACATCTTCACGCCAATACACGTCCCTAACTCGTACTGGAGTTTCTCATCTGCTGCAACCATTCCATGCGCATTCTTCTCTCGTAATAGAGGGTGAAAACTTactgcagctgctccttgACCACTATTCCCACCCAGACCTCGAAGAATTGGTCGAAAACTGGTATACAGATCTCGGAGACAGTCCAGTTGGTGGTCCTTTGGCTAAGGCGGCTTGGCGCGCCATTCAGAGCAATGTGCAGAACCTTCATTCTAGTCGATCACTGAACCGCCTCCAGGCCACTTCTCGAGATATTTTTGACAACACTTCTCGACCACTCAACATGCCCACGACGGCCGCAGATGGCGCTCTTGAAAAGGAACTTTGTTCTATCCGATGGGAAACTGTTGGAATGTATTTCGCGCTCATCGGGATGGTTATTGCATCAACCAAAAATTCCAGCACCAACTTTTCGGGTCGCCAGTGGTTCGGCGACCGTAAGGCAACGTCCAGTGATGCTTTTGACGCCTGTCTACGATGCGAGGCTCTCTGTAACCGCGTTGGCCAAATGAACGACCTATCCGTGTGGCTTGCGGTCCTGGCCACGACACTCTCCACCTGGTGTTTTGGTGACGATTCTTGTCAGGCCTGGCGTCTAATGGGGAATTTATCGTCCGTCATATTCGCCCTCAACTATCACAGAGGCTTTCAAGATGACATGAATACTCCAACATACTTGATTGAGCTTCGAAAGCGAGCCATTTCCCTATCGCACGAGCTAGATAAGTCCCTGGCGACGTTTGTCGGTCGACCACCACGCTTGAATAGGAGCTATTGTACCATAGAATTACCCCTTGACCTCTCAGACTCGGTCATCGTCGGGCCTGACGAAATGTTAGAGCTACAAATATCGCGACTAGATGATAATGGTTGGAATAAAGACATGGCTGTACATCCAGCGTCTCGTCAGCGAGCGATCATTTGGCTAAGCTCGATCCGTGAAGAAATCCTCGAGTTGTCACTGGGAACTATAACTCAAGATCTCGTTCATGAAGCTCA GGGAATACTGGCTCGGTCGTCGTCGACCTGGGAGACTATGCCTCACTTCATGCAGTATAAGCCATCGCTATGGGGCCAAATGGTACCTTCGACCATTCTAATGCTTCTGAGCCTAAAGCTCGAGTATTTGTATAGCCAATTTCTTCTATACAAGATACTAGTGAATCAAAGCAGTGGCTATCGTCATGCATTGATTCAAATTTCCCACGAGACCCTAGGGCTAGTGCTCTCAGtgatgaaggagagagattTCATAGGCTCCCATAGGATCGACTTGGAATGGACG ATGGCATTCTACGCGATGCCATGCGCGAGTGTCTTGATTCTGGAATTGTTTCGACTAGCCAGCTTGCCAAAACCACAGCCATCTGTCGCTTCGAACAGGTCGGCCATCATTCAGGACATCAGCGTTCTCATATCATGCTGCGACTGGCTAACTGAGTCGGGAAAGGGCAATTATGAGTTGTGCAAACAGGCTCAATTGATCTTCTCGAAAGCTCTGGACCAGATCCTAAATCATGAGATGCCTTTAACGCGATCACTGCCGGACAGCCAAACCGTGAATATGTACGATGCGCCATCGGCAGAGCTTACTGATGCTCAAAACCCGGAAAATATCACTCAAGATCTGCAGTGGGCAGCATGGCTGGATACTGTTGACTTCCAAGGGGAACcatggctggagatgctaAAACCTCCCGCAAACTTTTTCGGAGACCTTGACGATTACTGCTACTGA
- a CDS encoding uncharacterized protein (EggNog:ENOG41~TransMembrane:2 (o469-488i538-559o)), which yields MGISLLFGTDLYLQDHNLLSSDVIPDGQQALGDGVEPTEARFQESTDDISYGGFYFAGYNLGDISSRNGIPVFSKQTRLWIQRHVGVEAFTAFNTMIEHDRAIPTCHQTINSAGWDALPPRHIIEAYISIYKASPLRLVFPIIQETLFQRTVSLAYEDTPSFLGRDVLNAKTCILAFTAALSVLEPEQTAVLSNNAALCADRAEQSILSVLAAPTIDGLQASIMLLLYRDFCGQLQAATLLHSISWRCVSLFRAHVRPDTGVGTDTVRGQCIVEHLRGLFWLCYFFDKHISLRSGQPPVIDDSLCDLTIPREYAGCVSIQQAAMEPCSWQSSPDLFPCDLELTKLKSKVFTVLYSYSALTKPDAQLLRDIRELDAELESWRISVPSNIRPCLSKVTGVVESNVPQSLGMYVVFVHFEYLFLLATIHRACGRCQAWRDNGVDAQETALHSSLALSVQGSRSTLRLLKVAFWDIHRESFWLIIFYPMWATITIFCNLLYNPGFEANSDLELLKLLPSLIKGMHIRQVSAIERMQLDLLDSFFGEIVRLAECAIRHGPNSVDIIA from the exons ATGGGCATATCACTACTCTTTGGAACGGACCTATATCTTCAAGACCACAATTTGCTATCCTCCGACGTTATCCCAGATGGCCAACAAGCTTTGGGTGATGGTGTGGAGCCCACGGAGGCAAGATTTCAAGAATCAACTGATGATATATCCTATGGTGGATTTTATTTTGCAGGATACAATTTAGGGGACATTAGCTCACGGAACGGCATTCCCGTCTTTTCTAAACAGACGCGGCTCTGGATCCAGCGGCACGTTGGTGTTGAGGCATTCACAGCTTTCAACACTATGATCGAGCATGACCGAGCGATTCCCACTTGTCATCAAACCATCAATTCGGCGGGTTGGGACGCGCTACCCCCTCGGCATATAATCGAAGCTTACATCTCCATATACAAGGCATCGCCCTTGCGGTTGGTCTTCCCAATTATTCAAGAGACGCTATTCCAACGAACTGTTAGTCTAGCCTATGAGGATACTCCTTCATTTCTTGGAAGAGATGTTTTAAATGCAAAAACCTGCATCCTCGCTTTTACAGCCGCCTTGTCGGTTCTTGAGCCAGAGCAGACAGCCGTTCTTTCCAATAATGCAGCATTATGTGCCGACAGAGCTGAGCAGTCAATTTTGTCTGTGCTGGCAGCGCCGACAATTGATGGTCTTCAAGCATCAATTATGCTG TTACTATATCGGGACTTTTGTGGCCAGCTTCAGGCTGCCACTCTTCTTCACTCGATTTCTTGGCGATGTGTGTCGCTTTTCCGGGCACATGTAAGACCGGACACAGGAGTAGGAACCGACACGGTTAGAGGACAGTGCATTGTTGAACACCTTCGTGGGTTGTTTTGGTTGTGCTATTTCTTTGATAAGCATATCTCATTACGGTCTGGGCAACCTCCAGTCATAGACGATAGCCTCTGCGATCTGACAATCCCTCGAGAGTATGCTGGTTGCGTCTCTATACAGCAGGCAGCCATGGAGCCATGTTCTTGGCAGTCATCCCCGGACCTTTTTCCTTGTGACCTTGAACTGACCAAGTTGAAATCCAAGGTCTTTACCGTTCTATACTCGTACAGCGCTTTGACAAAGCCAGATGCGCAACTGCTGCGCGATATCCGCGAGCTTGATGCTGAACTTGAATCTTGGAGAATTTCTGTGCCTTCGAATATTAGGCCATGCCTGTCAAAAGTCACGGGTGTCGTTGAGAGCAACGTTCCCCAGAGCTTAGGCATGTATGTTGTATTCGTCCACTTTGAGTATTTGTTTTTGCTCGCAACGATTCACCGGGCTTGCGGCCGCTGTCAGGCTTGGCGAGATAATGGAGTTGATGCACAAGAAACTGCGCTTCACTCTAGTTTGGCGTTGTCGGTGCAGGGCAGCCGATCCACGTTGCGGCTTCTTAAGGTTGCATTTTGGGACATTCATAGAGAATCATTTTG GTTAATCATTTTCTATCCCATGTGGGCCACCATAACGATCTTTTGTAACCTTCTGTATAATCCAGGATTTGAAGCAAATTCAGACTTGGAATTATTAAAATTGCTTCCGAGTCTGATAAAGGGAATGCATATTCGACAAGTAAGCGCAATCGAAAGAATGCAGTTAGATTTGCTAGATTCATTCTTTGGGGAGATTGTCCGCCTCGCAGAATGTGCCATCCGTCATGGGCCTAACAGTGTAGATATAATAGCGTGA
- a CDS encoding uncharacterized protein (EggNog:ENOG41): MSDTVRRNGQLSSCEPCRKSKLRCDHGRPRCARCARRRLTEQCFYHPAPMARRQRSESHVAAAFVPADVTQRPLETMAEASSLTVLRSSLSSSLPTSSSASSIPAAFDLATGLVTMQSYVLSPTEVDQTTSSRQYTSLTRTGVSHLLQPFHAHSSLVIEGENLLQLLLDHYSHPDLEELVENWYTDLGDSPVGGPLAKAAWRAIQSNVQNLHSSRSLNRLQATSRDIFDNTSRPLNMPTTAADGALEKELCSIRWETVGMYFALIGMVIASTKNSSTNFSGRQWFGDRKATSSDAFDACLRCEALCNRVGQMNDLSVWLAVLATTLSTWCFGDDSCQAWRLMGNLSSVIFALNYHRGFQDDMNTPTYLIELRKRAISLSHELDKSLATFVGRPPRLNRSYCTIELPLDLSDSVIVGPDEMLELQISRLDDNGWNKDMAVHPASRQRAIIWLSSIREEILELSLGTITQDLVHEAQGILARSSSTWETMPHFMQYKPSLWGQMVPSTILMLLSLKLEYLYSQFLLYKILVNQSSGYRHALIQISHETLGLVLSVMKERDFIGSHRIDLEWTMAFYAMPCASVLILELFRLASLPKPQPSVASNRSAIIQDISVLISCCDWLTESGKGNYELCKQAQLIFSKALDQILNHEMPLTRSLPDSQTVNMYDAPSAELTDAQNPENITQDLQWAAWLDTVDFQGEPWLEMLKPPANFFGDLDDYCY; this comes from the exons ATGTCTGACACTGTCCGTCGGAATGGGCAGCTGTCATCGTGTGAGCCTTGCCGCAAATCAAAACTGCGCTGTGATCATGGTCGACCTCGATGTGCTCGCTGCGCCAGACGCCGGCTGACAGAGCAATGCTTCTATCACCCTGCGCCGATGGCACGACGCCAGCGCAGCGAGTCGCACGTAGCCGCAGCTTT CGTTCCAGCCGATGTTACCCAGCGGCCGCTTGAGACCATGGCAGAGGCATCGAGCTTGACAGTATTGCGCTCGAGTTTATCCTCGTCTCTGCCGAcgtcttcttcggcctcgTCGATTCCTGCTGCATTTGATCTAGCTACTGGTTTGGTTACCATGCAAAGTTATGTTTTGTCACCAACAGAGGTTGATCAAACGACATCTTCACGCCAATACACGTCCCTAACTCGTACTGGAGTTTCTCATCTGCTGCAACCATTCCATGCGCATTCTTCTCTCGTAATAGAGGGTGAAAACTTactgcagctgctccttgACCACTATTCCCACCCAGACCTCGAAGAATTGGTCGAAAACTGGTATACAGATCTCGGAGACAGTCCAGTTGGTGGTCCTTTGGCTAAGGCGGCTTGGCGCGCCATTCAGAGCAATGTGCAGAACCTTCATTCTAGTCGATCACTGAACCGCCTCCAGGCCACTTCTCGAGATATTTTTGACAACACTTCTCGACCACTCAACATGCCCACGACGGCCGCAGATGGCGCTCTTGAAAAGGAACTTTGTTCTATCCGATGGGAAACTGTTGGAATGTATTTCGCGCTCATCGGGATGGTTATTGCATCAACCAAAAATTCCAGCACCAACTTTTCGGGTCGCCAGTGGTTCGGCGACCGTAAGGCAACGTCCAGTGATGCTTTTGACGCCTGTCTACGATGCGAGGCTCTCTGTAACCGCGTTGGCCAAATGAACGACCTATCCGTGTGGCTTGCGGTCCTGGCCACGACACTCTCCACCTGGTGTTTTGGTGACGATTCTTGTCAGGCCTGGCGTCTAATGGGGAATTTATCGTCCGTCATATTCGCCCTCAACTATCACAGAGGCTTTCAAGATGACATGAATACTCCAACATACTTGATTGAGCTTCGAAAGCGAGCCATTTCCCTATCGCACGAGCTAGATAAGTCCCTGGCGACGTTTGTCGGTCGACCACCACGCTTGAATAGGAGCTATTGTACCATAGAATTACCCCTTGACCTCTCAGACTCGGTCATCGTCGGGCCTGACGAAATGTTAGAGCTACAAATATCGCGACTAGATGATAATGGTTGGAATAAAGACATGGCTGTACATCCAGCGTCTCGTCAGCGAGCGATCATTTGGCTAAGCTCGATCCGTGAAGAAATCCTCGAGTTGTCACTGGGAACTATAACTCAAGATCTCGTTCATGAAGCTCA GGGAATACTGGCTCGGTCGTCGTCGACCTGGGAGACTATGCCTCACTTCATGCAGTATAAGCCATCGCTATGGGGCCAAATGGTACCTTCGACCATTCTAATGCTTCTGAGCCTAAAGCTCGAGTATTTGTATAGCCAATTTCTTCTATACAAGATACTAGTGAATCAAAGCAGTGGCTATCGTCATGCATTGATTCAAATTTCCCACGAGACCCTAGGGCTAGTGCTCTCAGtgatgaaggagagagattTCATAGGCTCCCATAGGATCGACTTGGAATGGACG ATGGCATTCTACGCGATGCCATGCGCGAGTGTCTTGATTCTGGAATTGTTTCGACTAGCCAGCTTGCCAAAACCACAGCCATCTGTCGCTTCGAACAGGTCGGCCATCATTCAGGACATCAGCGTTCTCATATCATGCTGCGACTGGCTAACTGAGTCGGGAAAGGGCAATTATGAGTTGTGCAAACAGGCTCAATTGATCTTCTCGAAAGCTCTGGACCAGATCCTAAATCATGAGATGCCTTTAACGCGATCACTGCCGGACAGCCAAACCGTGAATATGTACGATGCGCCATCGGCAGAGCTTACTGATGCTCAAAACCCGGAAAATATCACTCAAGATCTGCAGTGGGCAGCATGGCTGGATACTGTTGACTTCCAAGGGGAACcatggctggagatgctaAAACCTCCCGCAAACTTTTTCGGAGACCTTGACGATTACTGCTACTGA
- a CDS encoding uncharacterized protein (EggNog:ENOG41) yields MTSIQNLVSLLAAVPTPAPISSTVMPTTIMAPTIRQCREVNVFYTGFPGYHPLVLAQGWDPLRVEIGIRNETANLVKAGYNVHAVWAGVEVPISEIEDRMDQSGVNWDVTAVGFGIRGATLEPIVERFEDLIELYARKTPHARIVFNHSPESFIWSVAHRIALAEDCEAAGKPGKLIGYEEICDSRCDRDVSSKDKYKNHDEL; encoded by the exons ATGACTTCCATTCAGAACCTCGTATCTCTCCTTGCGGCAGTGCCAACCCCTGCTCCTATATCAAGTACAGTTATGCCAACCACAATTATGGCCCCTACAATTCGCCAATGTCGCGAAGTGAATGTCTTCTACAC TGGCTTTCCCGGCTATCATCCCCTCGTTCTCGCCCAAGGTTGGGATCCTCTCCGTGTCGAGATTGGCATTCGCAACGAGACCGCGAATCTGGTCAAGGCTGGATACAATGTCCATG CCGTCTGGGCTGGTGTTGAAGTCCCCATCAGCGAGATTGAGGATCGTATGGACCAGAGCGGAGTCAACTGGGATGTTACCGCAGTAGGCTTTGGCATTCGTGGGGCAACTTTGGAGCCTATCGTGGAGCGCTTTGAAG ATCTCATTGAGTTGTATGCTCGAAAGACCCCCCATGCTCGCATAGTCTTTAACCATAGCCCTGAGAGTTTCATTTGGTCTGTTGCTCACCGTATAGCCTTGGCCGAAGACTGCGAAGCTGCTGGCAAGCCCGGCAAGTTGATT GGTTATGAGGAGATTTGCGACTCCCGATGCGATCGTGATGTTTCTAGCAAAGACAAATATAAAAACCACGATGAACTGTAA
- a CDS encoding uncharacterized protein (EggNog:ENOG41~MEROPS:MER0000432), with translation MVISNHKLMAFEFPDGPYPQPFNVELDDSFLEMTLRKVRDYRPTFGLSDQWTIEGPPSRALIDVADYWSTKYSWRSVERKMNDDFNHFATTVPGSDEYTDPISFHYIHQRSPTHNAIPLLLLHGWPSTLLEWSKVVRPLGEHLEQSFDIVAPDLPGFGLSPAPKRSGLGPRALARALDALMLQLGYEKYGIVTTDIGWFIGMWMVNEVKDSIIGHMTDFFIAPPTPGDRALQAKGEASTEESAYIASYDSWFESHWAYATVHAQKPLALSQALGDSPVGLLGWYWDVNNSTSDGFEYSFEQLITDAMMLWIPGPYANCRAYLEFFKPDVMDFPPSRVPTGVSEWGWSKGPFSKIGDFAFAPMEWVKRTTNLVYFNKHDEGGHFPAICQPDLWVQDVRTFFGQLKESGI, from the exons ATGGTTATTTCTAACCATAAGCTGATGGCCTTTGAATTTCCGGATGGCCCTTACCCTCAGCCATTCAATGTCGAGCTGGATGATTCCTTCCTTGAGATGACCCTCAGAAAGGTCAGGGACTATAGACCCACATTTGGACTATCAGACCAATGGACCATTGAGGGGCCTCCTTCCAGAGCTCTCATAGACGTTGCAGATTATTGGAGCACAAAATACTCTTGGAGAAGCGTGGAAAGGAAAATGAATGATGATTTCAATCACTTTGCGACAACAGTTCCAGGCAGTGACGAGTACACTGACCCTATTTCCTTCCATTACATTCATCAGCGCTCGCCTACTCATAACGCCATTCCACTGTTACTCTTGCATGGTTGGCCCTCAACTCTCCTTGAATGGTCTAAGGTTGTCAGACCATTAGGCGAGCACTTAGAACAGTCATTTGACATTGTCGCACCCGACCTCCCTGGGTTTGGCTTAAGCCCGGCTCCCAAGCGGTCAGGACTAGGCCCTCGGGCGCTGGCTCGAGCATTAGACGCCCTCATGCTTCAGCTTGGTTACGAAAAGTATGGAATTGTCACCACTGATATAGGCTGGTTTATCGGCATGTGGATGGTAAATGAAGTTAAGGATAGCATAATTGGCCATATGACCGACTTTTTCATTGCTCCACCAACTCCTGGCGACCGGGCCCTGCAGGCAAAAGGAGAGGCAAGCACCGAAGAATCTGCTTACATTGCCTCGTACGACTCTTGGTTCGAATCTCACTGGGCCTACGCAACGGTTCATGCACAAAAGCCGCTAGCTCTGTCTCAGGCTCTTGGTGACAGTCCAGTTGGACTGCTCGGTTGGTATTGGGACGTTAACAATTCCACTAGTGACGGCTTTGAATATAGCTTTGAGCAGCTGATCACTGATGCTATGATGCTGTGGATTCCGGGGCCGTATGCAAATTGTCGGGCATATTTAGAATTTTTCAAG CCTGATGTCATGGATTTTCCGCCAAGTCGCGTTCCGACAGGAGTGTCTGAATGGGGCTGGTCAAAAGGACCATTCTCTAAAATTGGAGATTTTGCCTTCGCC CCCATGGAGTGGGTCAAGCGGACAACGAACTTGGTTTATTTTAACAAGCACGATGAGGGCGGGCATTTCCCTGCTATTTGTCAACCCGATCTATGGGTCCAAGACGTCCGCACCTTCTTTGGCCAGTTGAAGGAGTCGGGCATATGA